A region of the Cricetulus griseus strain 17A/GY chromosome 7, alternate assembly CriGri-PICRH-1.0, whole genome shotgun sequence genome:
gcagagagggaggaataaagatcaaaggggtcggtaccaggttggagaaacctacagaaacagctggcctgaacaagggggaacacatcaacctcagatgctgtctgggaggccagtataggactgacccagacccctgaacatggagatcaataaggaggcctctgcactccagggagcccctggtagtagattagtatttttccctggtgtaagaaggaactttgagagcccatcccacatgagggAATGCACTCTTTCcctggacacacagggaagggcctaggcccaggaTGAAgtattggactttgggagcccccattgagggccctaccctgcctgggttagtggagggtggatggggtggagggtaggtcagggtggggtaggcagagtgaggggaaggagagggagaagggatttacatgtgaaacaagcttgttcctaatttgaactaataaaaaaaaagaattctgaacATCTGGTGTGgctaaacacaaaacaaacatgaagcAGAAAGTGGAGAAAGCAAAAAAGCATTATCTGTGCATTTATTGGTAGTCATAGAAACAAGGACTACAGCTGTGTGGCTTTACTTACTTCTATGgtttccccttctttcctctccctttccactACTGTGATACGACGGTGACAGTACCCATtagaattttattgaaaatactgaGTTAGGACACTGTAGAAACAAGAGGCTGGGCTGTCGCTGGGCTTAACCATACATTCACCTATATGGGATCAGCTAACAGCAACAGACAGgtgcattttttattattataagagACAAAAAACATTGTGCAGTCAAATAGCCTACAGTAAACAGCTATTAACCTTTGTATTCTCTAATACTTGCCCCTTAACTATAGCTAAGAGTTATCTCCTACTAATGAATATGGAAAAGCAGATACTCGCTTGCCTTGATTTTACATCAGACTCTGAAAATGAAGCTGGATGTTCTAAAATGTGGAGGCTGCACCGAAGCTatcctggtgttggtggtgaacaAATGGCATTGACAAGTGACTTGCAGAGGCGGTTGCTGTCCAACCCCTGGTATAGAAGATTTGCTGACACATAGATGTGGCTGCTGCATTGGCTGCAGGTTCATATGAGTTGTTTCCAATCTCATCAGAGTTTATGAATCATCACTTAATTGCAGCAAACTCTTTCGGCCTCAAATAGCCAGAGCTGGTTTCATTGAGTGTGTCTGGAAACCATGTCAAGCACCTTCAGCAACTAGAGGAAGTAAGATTTTGTGGTCCTCATATCTTACAAGGAACAGATTTCCAATATCTTTAACTGGACCAGCCTCAGTGTGGCCTGATCactaacttattttattttctcactcaTTTAGTGTTTTATTTGCTAATTCAGCAACTGCTTACTGAACATTCACTCTGCCCATTATCAAAGCCTCGTTCTTTCCTCTCCTGAGAATCTCATTTAGTAGACAATGGTTACATGAAAAAACTTAACAGTACAGATGTGATAATTGCAAACAAAAGAGCCACAGCCCCAATTACTCAATGGCcatttctctttgtctcctcttGCTCTGCCTTTCTCCCTCACATCTCTAGGCAGgtacctgttacgataaatctttccaccaaaagccttCCAAGCCCTACCACCTCGTGGGcgctttccaccagctgcctgagttctgcccgctgagtTGGgaccccaaataatatacagagacttgagttagggccccaaataatatacagagacttctattaggtacaaatgctgcttagccaatgactaggtttctcatctgttagctcattcttaattatatcttaattataataaaattatatattttataagacttatcttatcggatgccttccattggtctccttatcccgggatcacatggtgactctggaggaagagagaaggggcccactaccttcttctcttgtttatgcatgagtctccctgctatgtcatttcctgcctggatcaggtACCAGTCAAAGACATTTCACTATAACTGGATGTTATACAAATGAAACCACAGATATACTGTTGAGGTTCCTTCTATGGGTAATTAGAGAGGTTTCCCACTACCACACCTCAGTCAGAAGAAAGTAGTAATATTGTTCATTGTTCATATTTCCCAATGCCAGTTAGCATTACCTGTGCAGAGAGGGGAATTTTGACGGGAGATAGACATGGGACAGGCAATTTAGAGACAGGGTCCTCTCCATTCAAGCACTTGGCCCATACACTGGAAATTTATTTGATCCTATACTGGCAAGAGGCCAAAATGTCATAAGTATTTGGGAACTGAcaccttttttcatttcttaattattttaaggttaactctttagaaagaaaaatgttacagTAGACTCTGGTGATTGACGCTTTCGATCCCATCTCCCACTTCCTTAGAAAGACAGGCTGggtcaccatccctgatttcaagctctattatagagctattgtcctgaaaacagcttggtattggcacaaaaatagagaggtagaacaatgtgaaaaccctgatattaacctgcacacctatgaacacctgatttttggcaaataagctaaagttatacaatggaataaaaaaaagcatcttcaacaaatggtgctggcataactggatgctgacatgtagaagactgcagatagagccaTGTCTACTGCCATgcacaagtccaaatggatcaaagacctcaacataaacccagccacactgaacttattagaagagaaagtagaaaatacccttgaaagaattggtacaagagatagcttcctgaacatgacaccagtagcacaaacagtgagatcaaaaattaataaatgggacctcctgaaactgagaaacttctgtaaggcaagggagacaatcaacaagacaaaaaatgacagtccatggattgggaaaagctattcaccaaccccacatctgacagagggctgatctccgaaatttataaagaactcaagaagctagtctccaaaacaccaaataatccaattaaaaagtggggtatagaactaaatagacaattctcaatagaggaatccaaaatggctgaaagacacataagaaaatgttcaacatccttagccatcagggaaatgcaaatcaaaacaactctgagataccatcttacacctgtcagaacggctaaaatcaaaaacaccaatgacagtttatgctagagaggacatggagaaagaggaacactcctccactgctggtgggagtgcaaactcgtacggccactttggaaatctgtatggcaattcctcaggaaatttggaatcagtctaccacaagattcagcaattccactcttagacatatacccaaaagaagcacattcatgcaacaaggacacctggtcaacgatgttcatcgcagcattatttgtaatagccagaacctggaaacaacctagatgcccctcaactgaagaatggatagagaaaatgtggtacatttacacaatggagtactactcagcagaaaaaaacaaacaaacaaacaatggaatagTTAAATTCGCaggcaatggatggaactagaagaggtaacccagtcacaaaaagacaagcatggtatgtactcactcatatgtggattttagatatagagaaaaaaattactagcctacaatccacactgccagagaagctagtaaacaaggaggaccctaagagagacatacatggtcccctggagaaggggaaaaggacaagatctcctgagcaaattgggagtatgtggggaggggagagggaactaggagaatgagaaggggagaagagcagtggtgaggaagacatgatgggacagggaggttgatttggggaaagcagagagcaagataatagataatataatagagggagacattataggtttaaagaaaaatcagggctTCCTGTTCCAccaacctgacccctatggagggctaactccttcagagtgaggagactagcaggagaggcaagaccatccagagctgcggacattgaatccctggccgacacacaccactgggtcacaagaggagaaagaaagaccccacctgcacccactggaaaaagatattggaagaagacaaaataagaaacCACTCAActacagaaagaccaatatgacaccaccagaatctagggactacacaccagcaagatcagaaaagcccaacacagagcatgaagaagagatggacctcaaatatTATCTCAGCAAGAGGATAgagaactttaaagaggaaacaagaaaatcccttaaagaaatagaagaaaaagcaagcaaaaaattacacgaaatggaggaaaagacaaaccaaaaaattcaagaaataaacaaatctcttaaagaatctaaagaaacccaagaaaaaacaaccaaacaagtgaaggaagctcttgaaacagttcaaagtatgaaagctgaaatagacacaataaagaaaacacagaatgaggcaatgctggaaatggaaagcctgaataaatgatcaggaaataaagatgtgagtataactaatagaattcaagagatgaaatagagaatctcagttattgaagactcgctagaggatatacattcatcaaccaaagaaaacctcaagtccaacaaatccgtaacacaaaatatccaggatatgggacaccgtgaaaagaccaaacctaagaataataggtatagaagaaggtaaagaaacactgctcaaaggtacagaaaacatattcaacaaaatcatagaagaaaacttccccaacctatagaaggatatgcttatgaaagtacaaaaagcttacagaacaccaaaaagactggaccacaaaaagaagtccccccaacacataataatcaaaacaccaaatctacagaatgaagaggaaaatattaagagcagcaaaggaaaaaggccaagtaacatataaaggcaaaccaaacagaacacacccgacttctcaatggaaactctgaaagccagaatgtcttCGATAGATACCCTAAAGCACTAAAGGAGCATGATGTCAAccaagactactgtacccagcaaatctttcaatgacaatagatggagaaaacaagatatttcatgacaaaaaaaaaaaaacagatttaaacaatacatatccacaaatccagcactacagaaggttctggaaggaaaactccaacccaatgaacataactacactcacaaaaacacaggcaatagataatctaattttaccaaacacaaaaagaaacaggaggatgaaATCCACACACGATGACACCACCAAcagtaaatccaaaacaaataaaaaccaacaaacaatggacattaatatccctaaatgtcaatgttcttaacttacccataaaaagatatagactaacagaatggatacgaagacagaatccatccttctgctgtttacaagaaacgcacctcaacttcaaagacaggcattacctcacagtaaaaggatgggaaaagattttccaatcaaatgggcccaagaaacaagcaggtattgcaatcctaatatctaacaaattggacttcaatctaaaatcaatcaaaagagatgaagaagggcatttcatactcatcacaggaaaagtccatcaagatgaagtctcagtcctgagcatctatgccccaaatacgaaggcatccacatttgcaaaagaaacattactaaagctcaaccCACACATACAACTACACACACTTAtagcaggagacttcaacacccccattacaccactagacaggagcaccacacagaaacttaacaaagaaacaaaggatctgacagaaattatgacccaactgggtttaacaaatatctatagaacattccatccaaatacaaaagaatataccttcttctcagcgccacatggaaccttctataaaattgaccacatagttggcagcaaagcaaacctccacagttacaaaagaattgaaataaccccctgtatcttatcagatcaccatgcattaaagctagaattcaacagaaatatgaattgcagaaagccttaatgtggaaattgaataacacccaattgcaccattcctgggttgaggaagaaataaagaaagaaattaaagacttcctagaatttaatgagaatgtagacacaacataaccgaacttatgggacactctgaaagcagtgctaagaggaaagttcatagcactaagtgcccacatgaagaaactggagaaaagtcacattagagaattgacagaacaactgaaagctttagagtaaaaagaagcaaactcaccaaggaggagtagacaccaggaaataatcaacctgagggctgaaatcaataaagtagaaactaggaaaacagtacaaagaatcaatgaaacaaagagttggttctttgagaagatcaacaagatagacaaacctctagccaaactaaccaaaaggcagagagagagcattccaattaacaaaatcagaaacaaaaagggggatataagaacagacactgaggaaatccagagaatcttcaggtcgtactttgaaaacctgtactccacaaaattggaaaatctaaaggaaatgggcaattttctggatagatatcacttaccaaaattaaaacaagaagagataagcagtttaaatcgacctataacccccaatgaaatagaagcaatcatcaaaagccccccaaccaaaaaaagcccagggccagatggcttcactgaagaattctaccagaaattcaaacaagagctaattccagtacttctcaaactgttccgcataatagaagcagatgggatattgccaaactctttctacgtggctacaatcactttgatacccaagccacacaaggatATGACTAAGACGGAGAACtgcagaacaatatccctcatgaacatcgatgctaaaatactcaataaaatagtgacgaaccgaatccaagaacatatcagaaaaatcatccaccatgatcaagtaggcttcatcccagggatgcaaggatggttcaacatacgaaaatccatcaatgtaatccaccatataaacaaactaaaaaagaaacgccacatgatcttctcactagacgctgaaaaaaacctttgaaaaaattcaacatcccttcatgataaagatcttggagagaacaagaataacaggaatatatctaaacatgataaatgcaatatacaccaaaccaatagccaacatcaaactaaatggagagaaactcaaagtgtttcctctaaaatcaggaacaagacaaggctgtccactctctccatatctcttcaatattgtacttgaagttctagctagagcaataaaacaagaaaaggggatcaaagggatacaaattggaaaggaagaagtcaaactttcactatttgcagatgacatgatagtctacattagtgacccgaaaaactcgaaaagggaactcctacagctgataaacaccttcagcaaggtagcaggatacaaaattaactaaaaaaaaaaaaatcagaagccctactatatacagatgataaatccaatgagaaagaaatcagggaaacatcacctttcacaatatccacaagcaacataaaatatcttggggtaacactaaccagaaaagtgaaagacctgtactgtaagaacattgagactctaaagaaagatattaaagaagataccagaaaatggaaagatctcccatgctcttggataggtagaatcaacatagtaaaaatggcaatcctgccaaaagcaatctacagattcaatgcaatccccatcaaagtcccaacacagttcttcacagacattgaaagaacaatactcaattttatatggaaaaccaaaaaatccaagatagccaaaacaactctttacaataaaggatcttctggaggcatcaccatccctgacttcaagctctactatagagccatagttctgaaaacagcttggtattggcacaaaaatagagagatggaacaatggaatcaaattgaaaaaccCTGATATCCTACAGGGTTTTCatgcacctacaaacaccttatttttgacaaaagtgCTAAATCtagacaatggaaaaaaagatagcatcttcaacaaatggtgctggcacaattggattcagacatgcagaagattgcagatggatccataactgtcaccatgcacaaaacttaagtgcaaatggatcaaagatctcaacataaatccagccacaatgaatcttctagaagagaaagtgggaattaccctggaacaaattggcacaggagactgcttcctgaacatttcgACAGTAGCACCGACATTGaggtctacaattaataaatgggacctcctgaaactgagaagcttctgcaaggcaaaggtcacagtcagtaagacaaaacgacagcccacagaatgggaaaagatcttcaccgatcccacatctgacagagggctgatttccaaaatatataaggagctcaagaatctagccaccaaaacacaaaacaatgaaatttaaaagtggggtgcagaactaaatagagaattctcaacagaggagtctgaaatggctgaaagacatgtaagaaagtgttcaaaatccttggccatcagagaaatgcaactcaaaacaactctgagataccacctcacacctgtcagaatggctaaaatcaaaaataccaatgacaatctatgctggagaggatgtggagaaaaaggaacactcctccattgctggtgggagtgtgaacttgtaagaccactctggaaatcagtatggcagttgctcagaaaaatgggaatcagtctacctcaagatccagccattcctctcttgggtatatgcccatatAGTGCGTGTTCATACAAGGACAAACCATGTTCctagcatcattgtttgtaatagccagaacctgaaacaACCTGGGTGCCACTcaacgaagaatggatagagaaaatgtggtacatttatacaatggagtacttctcagcagtaaaaaagcaatggaatcttgaaattcgcaggcaaatagatggaactagaagaaaccatcctgagtgaggtagcccagtcacaaaaagacaaacatggtatgtactcgctgatatatgaattttagacatagagcaaaggattaccagcctataatcctcttcaccaaagaaactaggaaacatgaaggactctaagagataaatggatcccaggaatgggaagtggcatgaactcctgagctaattgggagcatgaggataggggagagggagctgccacaataagagcaggagaggaaatggaggaatggaggagcagaaatattgagtcaggggaagaataaaggagagagagcaggatgagagataccatatcagagggagccactataggtccgagaagagatctggaacttgggagatctccagagacctacacggaggacacgatctgacaatccaggcagtggtggagaggataacctaaaagcccttcccctaaaatgagattgatgacttctctttatgccatcctagagccctcatccagtggctgatagaagcagagacagacatccacagatatacactgagctgaaatctggaatttagttgaagagagggaggaatgaagatcaaaggggtctgtaccaggttggagaaacccacaggaacagctggcctgaataagggagagcacatcgaccccaaatactgtctgggaggccagtacaagactgatccaaacccctgaacatggatgtcaataaggaggcctctgcactctagggagcctctggtagtggattagtatttttccctggtgtaagaagggacactgagagcccatcccacatgaagggatacactctggccctggacacatggggaaggacccaggcccagcacaggaagactttgtggactttgcagagcccccgttgagggccctaccctgcctggggagtggagggtgaatggggttgggggtaggtcaggggtgggggacgagggatgtgggggaggggagggagagggagaagggacttacatgtgaaacaagcttgttccctaacttgaactaataagaaaaaagagagagaaatcaggcactagggaaatgtctggagagctacaaagatgacaccaactaacaatctaagcaacagaggagaggctaccttaaatgccctcccctgataatgagattgatgactgacttataagccatcctgtagccttcatccagcagttggtggaagtagaagcagatacccacatcttaacactgaactgaactgaaatccagatgcagagaaggacgagtgatgatcaaaggggtctggtgaaacccacagaaacagctgacctgaacaacagggagctcttggtcccaagactgatagctggaaaaccagcatgggactaatctagaacccaggaacgtgggtttcagtgaggagacctctgaaatctatggggcctcctgtagtagatcagtacttattcctagcataggtgtggactttgggagcccatctcacatggagggatactcctgagcctagacacaagggggtttgcctaggccctatcccaaagaatatgacagactttgaagaccccccccatggaaggcctcacccttcctggggagcagaaagggtataggataggtaaggtgttagttgggaggggcaggggaagaagcgggggagagggacctgggttgacatgtaaaataattttctttctaattaaattaaaattaaaaaaaagaaatacaaacactTAGCTTTTTCATTCCTTGAAAATCAAATTACCATATGAAcaatatcttagttagggtttctattgatgtgaagaaacaccatgatcatggcaactcttataaaggaaaatatttaattggggctggcttacagtttagaggtccattatcatcatggcaggaagcaggactccatgtaggcagacatgatgctgaagaggtagctgagagttctacatttggatccacaggcagcagggagtgAGCTACTAGACCTGGCTTGAAtttgtgagacctcaaagcccaccccctagtgATGCCAATAaagctacacctactccaacaaggtcacacacccacatacattcCCTATGGGCCTGTGagaaccatttaaaaaaaaaaaaaaaacaggttaatttatttAGGCTTTGTTCTAAGTTCCATCTCTGGGTGAAGACCTGACATCCCAAGCCACCCAGAGGAGGAATTAATGAGAAGAATTAATATCCCCTTAaagaaataatgtgttttttcttctcGGTACAGGCTATGTGTAATACTGTGGAGTACAACACTGTGGAGCCTCTGCCATGCAGCCCATTGACATGTCTAAGTTAGGGCTCATAAAAGCataccttttgttgttgttaatttttctCTAGCCTGAATTTTTCAAGCCCTGGCCAAAGGCTAAACAGTGTTTCGCTAACTCTCAGGGCTGTTTTACTCTTTCTCTGAAATCACCTCCCCATCTTTTTGCTACATGGATACTTACCGAGCTCCATTACAAACTACATGGCTTTCTCATTTTCActtccccatctcattctcctgGCAGCTGCCAGGGTTTGCAGCTCCTCTACCTTGATGGTTTTCTCTTAAAGTCTAATAAAAATTGTACTGGACCTTAAcgacaagaagaaaaaaaatgaaggtttATATTATATTCATTCTCTTGGTATATGTTACAAGGATGTACCACAAACCGGGTAACTTAAAACATCCTCTAGGGTGTCATAGAGATCGGAAGTCCAAGTATACGCCTCCAACGTCTCTAAAGGAAATACTCtccttgccttttccagcatCTGGTGACTCCTGTATTGTGCTGAATTCTTGTAGCATAGCTCCTGTTTGCAGGGTCTTCTTTTGCCTAAAGTCTGAGACTACTCCCCATTTCTGACCCAAAGAAAACACTTAGATATATCTTCCTATTACTAGACATAATACATGacaaaaatatttaagagaaagGAGGTCTATTTGGGCTCCCAGTTGCAGAGGAAACAACCCATCTATaggacaggcatggtggctggggTAGCTACATATGGAAAAACAGGACCTTGCAGCATAGTTGTTCACTATTTGgtaggtcaggaagcagagcgCGACTAGAAACAGTGTCAGATTCTAACTCCAAAGACCTGCCTCAAGTGGCATAAGTCTGCTAGCTATAGACTGTGTCCCAAAggtaccactaccaccaccaccactacccccaACCCGAACAGCACCACCAGATGGGACCAGGGTCAAAATATGCACCTGTGGGGGGAACATTTTACACTGCTAGTGTAACAGTCACTGCCATTGGATTTAGGGTTCTTCTAAAACCAGGGTGGTCTCATTTTGAAATCCTTAATTAATTCTACCTGCAAAGAACTTCTGTATAAATGAGGTCATACCTTTGTGGAGCCCCCGtagaaggccctaccctgcctggggagtggatgggagtgggggtaggtggggggtgggggaggaggggtagggtgaggggagggagagggagaagggattgacatgtgaaacaagcttgttcctaatttgaactaataaaaaaaatttgagGGGCTGCAGCGCGACCCCTGCCCGCCGCCCACAGCCTGGAGGGCAGCGCAGGCTGGATGCCATGCGGAGGGCCGAGCTCAGAGTCGCCAGAGGCTCGGGGTCCGGGTCGCCGCTTCTCGAGGGCCTTCTACGACTATGGCACCAACACCTTTTTTTGGCGTGCCCACATCTTAACTGTGCTGTTCATCCTCACATGTTCACTGGGCTATGTGACTCTCCTGGAAGAAACCCCTCAGGCTACAGCCTACAACACTAAGAGAGGTATTGTGGCCAGTATTTTGGTTTTCTTATGTTTTGGAGTCACACAAGCCAAAGACGGGCCGTTTTCCAGACCTCATCCAGCTTACTGGTGGTTTTGGCTGTGTGTTAGTGTGGTCTACGAGTTGTTTCTCATCTTCATCCTCTTCCAGTGCTGGGGACGGAACCcaggcctcctgcatgctaggcaagcgctctactactgagccacccCCCAGCCCTAGCAGACAGTCCAGGATGGCCGGCAGTTTCTGAAGTATGTGGATCCGAGGCTGGGAGTCCCGTTGCCAGAGAGGGACTACGGGGGCAACTGCCTCATCTATGATGCTGACAACAAGACTGACCCTTTCCACAACATCCGGGACAAGCTGGATGGCTTTGTTCCTGCACACTTCATTGGCTGGTATCTGAAGACCCTCATGCTCCGCGACTGGTGGATGTGCATGGTCGTCAGTGTGATGGTCGAGTTCCTGGAGTACAGCCTGGAGCACCAGCTGCCCAACTTCAGCGAGTGCTGGTGGGATCATTGGATCATGGACGTACTCATCTGCAACGGACTGGGCATCTACTGTGGC
Encoded here:
- the LOC100763873 gene encoding LOW QUALITY PROTEIN: phosphatidylserine synthase 2 isoform X2 (The sequence of the model RefSeq protein was modified relative to this genomic sequence to represent the inferred CDS: inserted 2 bases in 1 codon), with translation MRRAELRVARGSGSGSPLLEGXFYDYGTNTFFWRAHILTVLFILTCSLGYVTLLEETPQATAYNTKRGIVASILVFLCFGVTQAKDGPFSRPHPAYWWFWLCVSVVYELFLIFILFQTVQDGRQFLKYVDPRLGVPLPERDYGGNCLIYDADNKTDPFHNIRDKLDGFVPAHFIGWYLKTLMLRDWWMCMVVSVMVEFLEYSLEHQLPNFSECWWDHWIMDVLICNGLGIYCGMKMLEWLSLKTYKWQGLWNIPTYKGRMKRIAFQFTPYSWVHFEWKPASSLHRWLAMCGIILVFLLAELNTFYLKFVLWMPPEHYLVLLRLVFFVNVGGVAMREIYDFMDELKPHRKLGQQAWLVAAITVTELLIVVKYDPHTLTLSLPFYISQCWTLGSILVLTWTVWRFFLRDITMRYKESHQGRAINNGDWHPGPDDDLLGTGTAEEEGTTNDSVPAEKEGASAAS